CGCAAATGCGGATGTGCCGTTGTGAGCCTTCCTACGAGGGATGGAAACGGATTCTGGCTAAGAAGATCAACACATCAAAGCGCCCGTTGTGAGCCTTCCTACGAGGGATGGAAACGTGATGTATATGATATGCCCTTTGCTTTCTCAGCGAGTTGTGAGCCTTCCTACGAGGGATGGAAACATTTTCGAAAGGAGGAGTTACCGTGAAGAAGTTTTCGTTGTGAGCCTTCCTACGAGGGATGGAAACAGGAGTACAGCCAGCGGATGGCACAGAAGGGCTATGGTTGTGAGCCTTCCTACGAGGGATGGAAACCGCTCAAGATACAGGAGGGACTGACGGGAAACCCGGTTGTGAGCCTTCCTACGAGGGATGGAAACGTATATGGATAAATGCGCAAAATGGGGTATGATGTGCGTTGTGAGCCTTCCTACGAGGGATGGAAACACTCCTGCAGATGAAAAATTCCGCTCCCACCAGTCGTTGTGAGCCTTCCTACGAGGGATGGAAACGCAGATACCGAATCTTTGCTCTGGAAACGTAAAACGTTGTGAGCCTTCCTACGAGGGATGGAAACAGTTCTCGCTCTCTGTCCAGCGTCTTTGTTTTCAGCGTTGTGAGCCTTCCTACGAGGGATGGAAACAGGAGACGTTGCTCGACGCAGACAATCTCGGGTTCAGTTGTGAGCCTTCCTACGAGGGATGGAAACGAGGCGGAGGCGGCGGCCAAAACCGGAGGGAACGCGTTGTGAGCCTTCCTACGAGGGATGGAAACCTGTTTTGATCTGGGTGGATGGGGAGCCCAGAAGCGTTGTGAGCCTTCCTACGAGGGATGGAAACAAAACTGTTTTGCGTTCGCCACATCCTCACCTCCGGTTGTGAGCCTTCCTACGAGGGATGGAAACGCGAACAGCGCGCTTCCCTCGCTGGAAAGCGCTGCAGTTGTGAGCCTTCCTACGAGGGATGGAAACCATCATCGATTATGCTCTAAAGAGTGTGCAAAAAGTGCTTGCGGAGGGGGATTCAAAAAAAGAAGGTCATGGTGTATGTAGGTTGTCTGCAGCGCACAAGCAACCCGAGCCCTTAGGAGGCGATACACCATGACCGGAAAGAAGCATAGCAGTCGTTTCGCTGGAATGAAAGCCCTTTTCGGGAACGAAACGGATGCCCTGAAGACCCTGATGAAGGAAGTGCTGCAAGAAATCCTTGACGGGGAAATGACGGAACTCCTTGGAGCCGAACGACATGAGCGCAACACAGAACGTACGGGTTATCGGTCAGGCTACTATACCCGAAGTCTGGTCACGCGAATCGGCAAGCTGGAACTGCGGATTCCCAGAGACCGCAACGGAGAATTCTCCACGGCACTGTTCGAGCGTTATCAGCGCAGTGAGAAGGCATTGGTGGCGGCTCTGGCGGAAATGTATGTGCAGGGCGTGTCCACGCGCAAAGTGACGGCGATCACCGAGGAATTGTGCGGACATCGTTTTTCCGCGAGCAGCATCAGCGCCATCAACAAAGGTCTCGATGAAGCCCTGTCTCGTTTTGCGAACCGTCCCCTTGACGAAGAGTACCCGTATTTGATTCTGGATGCTCGCTACGAGAAAGTTCGCGAGAACGGAGTTATCCGTTCCCAGGCGGTACAGATCGCCATCGGAATCAACCGGGAGGGGCAGCGGCAGATCTTGGCGGTGGAATTGGCTCCCCGTGAAACGGCAAGCAGTTGGAAAGAGTTTCTTCTCGGGCTCAAGCTACGGGGTTTGCGCGGTGTCGAATTCGTGGTATCCGACGACCACGCAGGACTTCGTTCGGCCATCGGAGAGACCCTGCTCGAGGCATCTTGGCAGCGTTG
This genomic window from Aminiphilus circumscriptus DSM 16581 contains:
- a CDS encoding IS256 family transposase, whose protein sequence is MKALFGNETDALKTLMKEVLQEILDGEMTELLGAERHERNTERTGYRSGYYTRSLVTRIGKLELRIPRDRNGEFSTALFERYQRSEKALVAALAEMYVQGVSTRKVTAITEELCGHRFSASSISAINKGLDEALSRFANRPLDEEYPYLILDARYEKVRENGVIRSQAVQIAIGINREGQRQILAVELAPRETASSWKEFLLGLKLRGLRGVEFVVSDDHAGLRSAIGETLLEASWQRCYVHFLRNALDHLPRKADDDCLQELRWIYDRRDIMEAHRDLTSWITKWQRKYPKLVDWVEENIEETLTFYRLPRAHHKHLKSTNMLERLNEEIKRRTRVVRIFPNTDACQRLIRALCVETHEAWLESSRYLNMDLLIEHKKALLEKCG